The genomic segment CGCGGCGGCCTTCGTTGTGGCGGGAGCCGGCGCACCCGTGGCGAAGCATGGGAACCGGTCTTTCACGTCCAGAAGCGGGAGTGCCGATGTTCTAGAGGCACTCGGTGTACGGATCGACCTCAATGCTGATCAGATGGCGAGCGTGCTAGAGGAAGCGGGGATCGTATTCATGTTCGCCCCGCTCCTGCACCCGGCGATGCGGCACGTTGGCCCGGTTCGACGTGGCCTAGGCATTCGAACAGTCATGAATGTCCTGGGCCCACTGACGAATCCGGCTGGGGCGCGCCGTCAGGTGATCGGTGTCGCGGACGAATCACTCCTCGACCTGTTGCCACACGCACTGCGAGAACTGGGGCATCTCAAAGCGCTGGTGGTGCACGGGGCGCCTGGCATAGACGAGGTCAGCCCAATGGGCTCGACGCGGGTCGCCGAGCTCTCGGGGGGGGAGGTGAGGCAGTATGTGCTCGACCTGGCAGAAGTCGGAATCGAGCCAGTGGAGGCCGCAGGCCTCGCGGGGGGTGAGCCCGACGAGAACGCAGCGATCGTCGAGCGGGTCCTGAAAGGAGAAGGCGGCGCTCCACGAAGCGCGGTCGTGGTGAACGCAGCGGCGGCAATCCTGGTCGCTGACCTGGCCGAAGGCTGGCCGGCTGCCTGCCTTCTGGCGGAGACCGTGCTGGATCGTGGGGATGCAGCCGCAGCCCTCGAGCGGCTCAGGAGTGCAACGAACCGGATCTAGCTCAGCACCCGCATCCCCTGAAGTCGTTCAGTACTTCCGAATCACTCCGACCACGATACCCTGAATCCGGACGTCGTCTGCCGCGGCGAAGATGGGCTCCATCGTCGGGTTTGCGGGCTGGAGGCGAATTCGGCCGTCGGCTTCCCGGTAGAGCTTCTTGACGGTCGCGGCTTCACCGGAAACGAGGGCGACCACCATCTGGCCGTCCTCGGCACGATCCTGAGCTTGCACGACGATATAGTCACCGTCCCGAATCTGCTCTTCGATCATCGAGTTGCCCTCGACCCGAAGCACGTAGTTGTCACGCCGCCGGCTGATCATATCAGGGGGTACGGCGAGCGTCTCGGTATCCTGGATCGCCTCGATGGGGAGTCCGGCCGCGACAGATCCGAGAAGAGGCAATTCAACGACTGACACACTGGCGTCTCGCCCAATCATCTCGATGGATCGGCTCTCGTTGTAAGACTTCCGGATGTATCCTTTGCGCTCCAGATTACTCAGGTGCTCATGCACCGTCGCGAGGGAGGAATAGCCGAAGGACTCAGCGATCTCTTCGAAGCTCGGGGCGTAGCCCTGATCGTCGATAAAGGACTCGATGTAATCGAGGATCTCTTTCTGGCGTTTCGTGAGGGGCATTGTGCCCTCCGTTCGTCCGGTGAATACCCGAATAGGAACCGAATCACATTACCCGAACGTTGCCCGAAACACAAGGACACGACTCGCTTCCTGGCATCCTCGCCAAGATCGTTGAGACTAAATGGAACGAACTCGAGCTGTTGCGCGCCCGAACGGATGAAGTGGAGAGCGCCATTTCGACAGCTCGACCGCCCCGTGACTTCCGGGGTGCGCTGGTTGGTGGCGGTCACGTCTCTCTCATCGCCGAGTGCAAGCGCCGGTCGCCCGGAGCTGGCGCGATTCGTGAAGGACTCGACCCGGTTGAGCTGACCCGTGGCTACGAGGCTGCGGGCGCGACGGCGCTGAGTGTTCTCACCGACGGGCAGTACTTCGGAGGCTCTCTCGCCGACCTCTCCCGGGTATCCTCTTCTGTCACCATCCCGGTGCTTCGGAAAGACTTCACGCTTGGCACGCTTCAGGTCATGGAGGCGCGCGGTGCCGGCGCCGACGCCGTTCTCCTGATTGCGCGTATTCTGGACGACGAGACGCTTTCACGGCTTCATACAGCGACGACCGCTCTGGGCATGTCGGCGCTGGTCGAGGTGCACGATGAGCGGGAGCTCGATCGCGCCATGTCGATTGGGGCAGATCTGATCGGAATCAATAATCGAGATCTGTCGACCTTCACCACGGATCTTGAGACGACAATCGACCTGCTCGACCAGTTGCCCGTCGACGTGGCCGTCGTTTCGGAAAGCGGCATCGGGTCCGTGGACGACGTGGAGCGACTTGGACGGGCGGGTGTCGATGCGATCCTGGTTGGAGAGACCTTGCTACGCGCTGATGATCCAGCTGTCGCGGCTGCTTCGTTCTCAGGGCTGACCCAGGCGCCGAGGTGACAGGCTTGTGACCCGGGCCAAGATCTGTGGCATTACCAATGCCGATGATGCGAATGCCGTTCAGGCAGCCGGAGCCGATTTTGTTGGATTAATCC from the Longimicrobiales bacterium genome contains:
- the trpD gene encoding anthranilate phosphoribosyltransferase encodes the protein MSIDSKATAFKEILETVADAEDLSAGQAEVAFDSFMDGSATEIQMAGLLVGLRAKGLSPSEVAGGVRALRKAMIPVTSADPNSLVDTAGTGGGSVTTFNISTAAAFVVAGAGAPVAKHGNRSFTSRSGSADVLEALGVRIDLNADQMASVLEEAGIVFMFAPLLHPAMRHVGPVRRGLGIRTVMNVLGPLTNPAGARRQVIGVADESLLDLLPHALRELGHLKALVVHGAPGIDEVSPMGSTRVAELSGGEVRQYVLDLAEVGIEPVEAAGLAGGEPDENAAIVERVLKGEGGAPRSAVVVNAAAAILVADLAEGWPAACLLAETVLDRGDAAAALERLRSATNRI
- the lexA gene encoding transcriptional repressor LexA, which produces MPLTKRQKEILDYIESFIDDQGYAPSFEEIAESFGYSSLATVHEHLSNLERKGYIRKSYNESRSIEMIGRDASVSVVELPLLGSVAAGLPIEAIQDTETLAVPPDMISRRRDNYVLRVEGNSMIEEQIRDGDYIVVQAQDRAEDGQMVVALVSGEAATVKKLYREADGRIRLQPANPTMEPIFAAADDVRIQGIVVGVIRKY
- the trpC gene encoding indole-3-glycerol phosphate synthase TrpC, which produces MPETQGHDSLPGILAKIVETKWNELELLRARTDEVESAISTARPPRDFRGALVGGGHVSLIAECKRRSPGAGAIREGLDPVELTRGYEAAGATALSVLTDGQYFGGSLADLSRVSSSVTIPVLRKDFTLGTLQVMEARGAGADAVLLIARILDDETLSRLHTATTALGMSALVEVHDERELDRAMSIGADLIGINNRDLSTFTTDLETTIDLLDQLPVDVAVVSESGIGSVDDVERLGRAGVDAILVGETLLRADDPAVAAASFSGLTQAPR